Below is a window of Hydrogenovibrio crunogenus DNA.
GTTCTTTTGTATCGTGAAGATACTAAAATTGCTGTTCTGGCAACTTGGAAAAAAGGCATTAATAATATCCCTGGAGAGCCTGTCGTTCTTCCTGGAAAAATAAAATGGACGCCTAAAGTTAATATGCAGGAAGTTATCAACCTTAAAAAAGAGGTTAAGAATTCAAAGGGACACCCGACACCCTACCAAGTAGACCTTTTGCGCTTTTATCAATGGAAGCATATTAACGACGTGCTGAGTCATCCTTTGCATGAAAGCTATCAAGCAAAGGTCATTAAAAACTTCAAATGGGACGATTGGGTTGATAAAGGAAAAACATTCACCAACCCTATTAAGCGGGGCGACATTAGATTGAAAAACTACCCATACCGTAAAACCCCCATTGTAGAATCGAAGTAATTTGTGTTCGTATGGCGTTTGTATGACTTATTTGACCTGAAAGAGGCAGTAAGTTGGGTTTTCATAATAAATAAAGGGCTCAAAGCCCTTTTTTATTCTTACAAATGTCCTGTTTTGACGTAAATCAAAGTTTCTTCTTCTACATAAGGGTCATGCAAACTTAAGTGTGGGCTTCGAATCCATGTGCCTTTTGGATAACGGCCATGCTCGTCAATAAACTCGCCTTTCAAAACCAAAATCTCTTCGCCCCCCCAATGATGATGCGGTTGGAACTTTTCACCCGGCGGCCAATATACCAGCGCAGAATGTTCGGTCTGAAAGCTATGCAAACTTAACACTTCTAAATTACCGATTCCCGGCTGCATCGCGGCTTGATTGGTATCCAATACCACCTGCTCGGTGTCTTCTGGAGAGAACTGTTCCAGTTTCACAAAGATGACACACCCTTCTTTAGAGTGCGGCGAATGAATTGAACCAGGAGGATTGCGTAGATAAGTGCCGGCGGGATAATCACCATTTTCATCAGAAAAAACGCCTTCTAACACTAAGATTTCTTCACCTAAACCATGTTGATGTGCTGGAAAACTGGCACCAGGAAAGAATTGAACGATGCTGGTCGCCCTGCCCGATTCAGCAAATTCCCTTTCCAGTGGTTTGCGCAATACATTGTCTGCACGACTACCGACCCAAGCCAACTTTTCGGTCTCCACAACCACTTTTTGGGTGAAATCCATATTAAGTGCTTCAGATAGGTCGGACATAATATTTCCTTTTAAATCCGCTTAATAAAAAAAGGGCAGAATAAAAAACCACCCAGAGGTGGCCTTTTAATAAGAAAGATTCATTAACAGGTTTATTGACGAGTTGCGCGAAGCATCCAAGCGGTTTTTTCATGAACACGCATACGATCTGATACCAGTGCGGCACTGGATTCATCATTCGCTTCTTCCGCAACTTTTAAGA
It encodes the following:
- a CDS encoding cupin domain-containing protein; the protein is MSDLSEALNMDFTQKVVVETEKLAWVGSRADNVLRKPLEREFAESGRATSIVQFFPGASFPAHQHGLGEEILVLEGVFSDENGDYPAGTYLRNPPGSIHSPHSKEGCVIFVKLEQFSPEDTEQVVLDTNQAAMQPGIGNLEVLSLHSFQTEHSALVYWPPGEKFQPHHHWGGEEILVLKGEFIDEHGRYPKGTWIRSPHLSLHDPYVEEETLIYVKTGHL